One Rhodococcus sp. P1Y DNA window includes the following coding sequences:
- a CDS encoding Bug family tripartite tricarboxylate transporter substrate binding protein, which translates to MPTTRLRSATSALCVAVAVLAGGCGTEPAVFSGSSSNDRVRFVVPSDAGGGYDLTARNLAQALDTDGTDYDVVVLPGSGGVVGLGRLALESGDPDLAMVMGLGLIGALETTESDRSIADTTPIAKILEEPEVVLVPSSSPIQTMTDLVDAWRADPSELNFAGGSAEGGPDGLFRILLARAIGVDASASTYRQFEGGGQLLPALLTGDVDVATTGVSEYLDQIAAGTVRALAISTAERIPVVDAPTAREAGVDVVFANWRGLLAPPGLTQEQTEKWIDRIETLDASPEWQDILTRNGWRAALLTGSDFTRFLSGQAAFVHETLPVSDHS; encoded by the coding sequence ATGCCCACTACGAGACTCCGATCTGCGACGAGCGCCCTGTGCGTCGCAGTCGCGGTTCTCGCAGGAGGGTGCGGCACCGAACCTGCGGTCTTCTCGGGTTCGTCGAGCAACGATCGCGTGCGTTTCGTCGTCCCCTCCGACGCCGGTGGCGGTTACGACCTGACAGCCAGGAACCTCGCTCAGGCGTTGGACACCGACGGCACCGACTACGACGTCGTCGTCCTGCCCGGATCGGGCGGCGTCGTCGGTCTCGGACGGCTGGCCCTCGAGAGCGGCGATCCCGATCTCGCGATGGTCATGGGACTCGGCCTCATCGGTGCTCTCGAAACCACGGAATCGGATCGTTCCATCGCCGACACGACCCCGATTGCCAAAATTCTCGAAGAGCCGGAAGTCGTTCTGGTTCCGTCGAGCTCACCGATCCAGACGATGACCGACCTGGTCGACGCCTGGCGAGCCGATCCATCCGAGTTGAACTTCGCCGGCGGGTCGGCGGAGGGCGGGCCGGACGGACTCTTCCGCATCCTGCTCGCCCGAGCAATCGGCGTCGACGCCTCGGCATCGACGTACCGTCAGTTCGAAGGCGGCGGGCAGCTCCTACCGGCTTTGCTCACCGGCGATGTCGACGTCGCCACCACCGGTGTGAGCGAGTACCTCGATCAGATTGCAGCGGGAACCGTTCGCGCACTTGCGATCAGCACCGCCGAACGAATCCCCGTCGTGGATGCGCCCACGGCTCGCGAAGCAGGCGTCGACGTCGTCTTCGCAAATTGGCGCGGTCTTCTCGCACCTCCCGGTCTGACACAAGAACAGACGGAGAAGTGGATCGACCGGATCGAGACACTCGACGCCTCACCCGAGTGGCAGGACATCCTCACCAGAAACGGTTGGCGGGCAGCCCTGCTGACCGGCTCCGATTTCACTCGATTCCTCAGCGGTCAAGCAGCATTCGTACACGAGACATTGCCCGTCTCGGACCACAGCTGA
- a CDS encoding sensor histidine kinase: MRRTTLAAQLLRLQLLIVVVVLVAIGGLSLAQSSAAFQRDAGRRAQSAAETLAANPVVRQLLPLAQPRIRTGLQSAVESVRAVSGLDYAQLAGVDGVVVLSTVPEQVGSVVPSTSGSSSWVGLTDTSFGKAVEALVPVIDDSGTLVGTAVVGDRYPSALDRFLQSAPNLIVYLAVASVLGGAGSVLLARRVKRQTLGMEASEILDLVGQREAMLRGLKEGVIALDPHGRVLLMSESAHELLHIDYGSKGRTVDELGLTDRLRDVLLGTETTPDEIVLVGDRILVLNTVPVVSDGKAVGTVTTFRDRTELTDIEEELGVTKTGSTALREHIHEFDNQLHTISGLVQLHEYDEVVRYVDGLTARREDATSAVTDSVGDVGVAALLIAKIGAAAHRSVTVEIVDGSSLGHHGGALSRDLCTVLGNLVDNAVTACESRVRISLREGEEGVVVEVLDDGPGVPPSDVPRIFEQGWSTRGSATTGNGFGLALVRLACRRRGGDVSVGSEGGWTVFRAVMKEQQ, translated from the coding sequence GTGCGAAGAACCACGCTGGCCGCTCAGCTGCTCCGGCTGCAGCTGCTGATCGTCGTGGTCGTGCTCGTCGCAATCGGGGGGTTGTCGCTCGCTCAATCGTCCGCGGCGTTCCAGCGTGACGCTGGTAGGCGCGCCCAATCCGCTGCCGAAACGCTTGCGGCCAACCCCGTCGTACGGCAGTTGTTGCCGCTCGCGCAGCCGCGGATCCGGACCGGCCTGCAGAGCGCGGTCGAATCGGTGCGTGCCGTCTCGGGCTTGGATTACGCGCAGTTGGCGGGTGTCGACGGGGTTGTGGTGTTGTCCACAGTGCCCGAGCAGGTCGGCAGTGTGGTTCCTTCTACTTCCGGGTCGTCGTCGTGGGTGGGGCTGACCGACACCTCGTTCGGAAAAGCGGTCGAGGCACTGGTTCCGGTGATCGACGATTCGGGAACACTCGTCGGGACTGCCGTCGTGGGTGATCGTTATCCGTCGGCGCTCGATCGGTTCCTGCAGTCCGCGCCGAACCTGATCGTCTATCTAGCGGTGGCCTCGGTGTTGGGCGGAGCCGGATCGGTTCTACTAGCGCGCCGGGTCAAGCGCCAGACTCTGGGAATGGAGGCCAGCGAGATACTCGACCTGGTCGGCCAGCGGGAGGCGATGCTGCGCGGCCTGAAGGAAGGGGTCATCGCGCTCGACCCACATGGGCGCGTGTTGCTGATGAGTGAAAGTGCGCACGAGTTGCTGCACATCGATTACGGAAGCAAGGGCCGCACCGTCGACGAGTTGGGCCTGACGGATCGGTTGCGAGATGTGCTGCTCGGTACCGAGACCACTCCCGACGAGATAGTCCTGGTCGGCGACCGAATTCTGGTGCTGAACACCGTTCCGGTCGTCTCCGACGGGAAGGCGGTCGGAACCGTCACCACGTTCCGTGACCGCACCGAACTGACCGACATCGAGGAAGAGCTGGGCGTGACCAAGACCGGTTCGACCGCGCTGCGCGAACACATCCACGAGTTCGACAATCAGCTCCACACCATTTCGGGCCTCGTTCAACTGCACGAGTACGACGAGGTGGTCCGCTACGTCGACGGGCTTACGGCCAGGCGTGAGGACGCGACATCCGCGGTCACGGACTCCGTCGGCGACGTCGGGGTGGCTGCGCTGCTGATCGCGAAAATCGGTGCAGCGGCGCACCGTTCGGTGACCGTGGAGATCGTCGACGGTTCCTCCTTGGGGCACCACGGTGGGGCGTTGTCGCGTGATCTCTGCACGGTACTGGGCAATCTGGTCGACAATGCGGTGACGGCATGCGAAAGCAGGGTTCGCATCTCGTTACGTGAGGGTGAAGAAGGCGTCGTTGTAGAGGTACTCGACGACGGACCTGGTGTGCCGCCGTCCGATGTACCCCGGATATTCGAGCAAGGGTGGAGCACCAGAGGATCGGCCACCACGGGCAATGGGTTCGGCCTGGCTCTCGTTCGGTTGGCGTGCCGGCGGCGAGGCGGGGACGTGTCGGTCGGGTCCGAAGGCGGGTGGACGGTGTTTCGTGCGGTGATGAAGGAGCAGCAGTGA
- a CDS encoding response regulator: protein MIRVLVVDDDFMVAKVHAGFVGKTDGFEVCGVAHTPESAVGAVSSLRPDLVLLDVHLPGVSGLDLIGRFREEVPDLDVLVITSEREVASVQKALRSGVVHYLIKPFKFAVLHDRLVQYRTTRQSLGAVDEAEQAAVDKAFGIAGTSADLPKGLSRVTLELVEDRLKGVEQPVSASELSELSGISRSSARRYLEYLASIGTVDVSLDYGNVGRPERLYRRR, encoded by the coding sequence GTGATACGGGTTCTCGTCGTGGACGACGACTTCATGGTGGCGAAGGTGCATGCCGGATTCGTCGGCAAGACGGACGGTTTCGAAGTGTGCGGAGTCGCGCACACCCCGGAGTCGGCGGTGGGCGCGGTGTCCTCGTTGCGGCCGGATCTCGTGCTGCTCGATGTCCATTTGCCGGGCGTGAGCGGACTCGACCTCATCGGCCGATTCCGTGAGGAGGTGCCTGACCTGGACGTTCTGGTCATCACGAGCGAGCGTGAAGTCGCTTCGGTGCAGAAGGCTCTTCGAAGCGGGGTGGTGCACTACCTGATCAAACCGTTCAAATTCGCTGTGCTGCATGATCGTTTGGTTCAGTACCGCACCACCCGGCAGTCGTTGGGTGCGGTCGACGAGGCGGAGCAAGCTGCGGTCGACAAGGCGTTCGGCATCGCCGGCACCAGCGCGGATCTGCCGAAGGGGTTGAGTCGAGTCACCCTCGAGTTGGTCGAGGACCGGTTGAAAGGCGTCGAGCAACCAGTATCGGCGTCGGAATTATCTGAGCTGTCCGGTATTTCGCGTTCCAGTGCCCGCCGGTATCTCGAATACCTTGCAAGTATCGGCACGGTCGACGTGTCGCTGGACTACGGGAATGTCGGGCGGCCCGAGCGACTGTACAGAAGGCGGTAG
- a CDS encoding VOC family protein, which yields MPTVARLFAVTVDCPDPLSLANFYREFLGGELRSSNPDFVVLTTDGSVRLDFQRVDNHRPPEWPDSGAPRRLHLDFVVGDLEQVAQLLVGLGATRASHQPGSGRFLVMLDPAGHPLCLSTECN from the coding sequence GTGCCCACAGTCGCGCGTCTGTTCGCCGTCACCGTCGATTGCCCGGATCCTTTGTCGCTTGCGAACTTCTACCGGGAGTTTCTCGGCGGTGAGCTGCGCTCGTCGAACCCGGATTTCGTTGTCCTGACCACCGACGGCTCCGTACGCCTGGACTTCCAGCGCGTCGACAACCACCGTCCGCCGGAGTGGCCCGACAGCGGCGCACCACGACGATTGCATCTCGACTTCGTTGTAGGTGATCTCGAACAGGTGGCGCAGTTGCTCGTGGGACTGGGCGCCACCCGCGCCTCCCATCAGCCGGGCAGTGGGCGGTTCCTGGTGATGCTCGACCCGGCCGGGCATCCGCTGTGTTTGTCGACCGAGTGCAACTGA